The Nitrosomonas sp. genomic sequence TGCCCTATGGCAGGGTAGACTTGTGCCACATGTTCAATTGTGCGAAATGCCACATTAACAAGCCTGCCCGATCATTAAGATATTCTTGGTGTTGATGCCAGGGTCGTTCATCTTGACGAGATGCTGTTGAATTTGCATTGGATTGCCCATAGTTAGTGGTTGGCTTCTATTGAAGAGGGCTGGAGCTAATATCTTTTTCACATTCCTGATCAAATTTTTTTTGATAAAAAAGAGAGGCGCGCTAAATAGGGTTACTTTGTCGGAAATTTTTACACTTTGAAAGGCCAATTAAATGTGCATTATTTAACATCCTGAAAAATAGTGTATAAAATTAATGGCATGAATTGTGCTGTATATAGAATATAAGATCATTATAAAGACGAATAAACCTGGTTTGTGACCGGTGTTATCGCTTCACCCCAGCATGTTACAAATTTTTTCTTTAACGAGTTATCCAGGCGAAATCTGTAGGTTCCGGCAGGTATTGATCGAGGAGGTATCATGAGTTACAAACTAGATGTTGGCAAAGTCAGCAGCATCAAAAATAATATCAAGATCGAGTTGCTGAATAGTCTTTTCCAGAAAAGAGAAAATCCCGGTCGGCGCAGTGCCGATTTGAACGCTGAGCGATTGCGTGCTGAGCGAGATGCGCTACTCAAAGAAATCCCGATTGCCATTTTCTATCTTGATACGGATTTGCGCTATACCAGTGTCAGTCTCGCGTTTGCCAGAAGTGTCGGATTAACGATCAGTGAGGTGATAGGTAAAACAGTTTTTGAATTGTTCCCCCCCGGTCTGGCGACAAATCTCCAGGAAAAATATCGCTATACGCTTGATTCTGGTGAATCTGTTACCGACTTAAGTTACAGCATTACCCAAAAGAATGGACAGCAGGTTCATTTTTCGACTGAGCTCGCTCCTTTTTATGATAATAGTGGCCAGATCGCTGGTTTGGTTGGGGTTAGCAGCGATATCAGCAGGCTGACAGAGGCCAGTTTAGACATAGCTAGAACATCTGAGGATAACTATAGACTTTTGGCAGAAAACAGATTGCTGACCCGTCGACTCTATGAGATTCAGGAAGACGAGCGTCATCATATTGCGCGAGAATTGCATGATGAGTTAGGTCAGTGGCTAACGGCATTACGCGCTGAATTGCAGGTGGTTATTGGGCACGTTGAGCGGGATTCCGCCATTTATGAGCGTGTCCAGTCGATTAAAGAAATTGCAAATACCATGCATGGCGTCGTTCATGACATGTTGCAGGAATTGCGGCCAGTAATGCTCGATAAGCTGGGGCTGGTCGATAGTCTTCGTGAATTACAGAATGACTGGTGTAGACACCATCCACATATCAATTTTGAGCTGATGATATCGGACAGTATTGGTGGCGCAGGCGCATTTGACAAAATAGTTTCTATTACAATCTATCGTTTGATTCAGGAAGCGTTCAATAACGTTTGCAAGCATGCGCGAGCCAGGAAGGTGGTGGTGCAATTGGGTCGAGAAAAGAACTCGCCTATACTCCCTGATACTTTGCTTTTGAGTGTGGAGGATGATGGAATCGGCTTTGATATTGAGCAAAAATCTGTAGGTTTGGGATTGCTTGGCATGCGTGAAAGAGTTATTGCTGCCGGTGGCGAATTTTTGCTGCAAAGTTCACCCGGCAACGGCGTTCAGATTGCTGTCAGATTACCGCTTGAGTCGCACAGTTAACTGACGTGAGTGCCAAGCTGATTACCCTCGTTCTGATAGATGATCACCCTGTCGTGCGGGCCGGGTATCGCTACTTTCTCGAAAGTACTAAAGAGATTATGGTGTTGGCGGAGGCTGGCGATGGTGAAACCGGCTGTGTTCTTTATCAGGAATATCAACCAGACATGGTGATTATCGACATCAATATGCCGGGTATTGGTGGTCTGGAAACCATTCATCGTATCAAATCAAAAAATCCGGCAGCGAACATACTTGCGTTGAGTATGCATAGTAGTGAGATTATGGTAAAGCGGGTGCTCGATATGGGGGCGACAGGGTACCTTACCAAACAATGTACCCCTGAACAGTTGCTGGAAGCAGTTAACCGGATAAGCCAGGGAAAACCATATATTGATGCCAAACTAGCGTCAAATATGCTGAACGACGGCATGCAGGGCGATGGTGATAAGCATCCCCTGCATATTCTTTCACAAAGAGAATTTCAGATATTTACACTGCTTGCTGAGGGTAATTCAGTCCTGCAAATTGCAGAAATCATTTCCATCAGCCCCAAGACAGTCGGTGTTCATCATGCCAGCATCATGAGAAAACTGGGGCTTCAGAATACTGTTCAACTCGTACGGCTGGCGATTGATTGTGGGTTAATCCGCGTATAGCCACAGTTTTTGGGTTTTTTTAATTCGTATTTTTTCTGAACTCCTGTTTCTGGGAGATATTGCTGAAAAATTACCAGCTGTCAATTTTTGCTAGACCCTCAGTCTGCCCTTGCCTCTGCATCAGTGCCTTCATTGCAGCTATCGATATCTGCGTCAGTACGGGCTCCATACAATTAATTTAAAGAATTTCTTTATATCAAAATAAATAATCTGCTTATTTCCTTTTCTTGTTGTGGCCGGATAATGTTTCATAACCCGACTGCGATTCAAATGATTGGGTTGTAACCTCGTAATTCAAAACCTATGATTCTCAACTTAAGAGGAATTAAAAATGAGTCAATTTAAACAGAAAGTTATGGTGGCGAGTATTGTGCTTGCTTTTGGCGCTGCAGGCAGTGCCTGGGCGAATCCGACTAATACAGCGACTGAAGTTGCCGGAAATCAAACAGCGACTGCGGACAGCAACCAGAGCGGAGCAGGTATCGCAGCGAATGAATTTTCAGAAGCATATGACAATACAAACAACAGTCAGACAACATCGACTGATAACAACAGCAACAACAGCAACAACAGCGACAACAGCGACAACAGCGACAACAGCAACAATAGCGATAACAGCAACAACAGTGATAACAGCGTGCTGAATACCACTGATAACAACAGCAACAACAGTGACAACAGTGACAACAGTAATAACAGCGACAACAGCAACAATAGCGACAACAGTTTTGCCAGTGCAGACGATGCTGCTGCTAATAATGGTAGTACCGCTACTTCTGATCGTTCTGATAACAGCTATGCAATTGGTTCAGATGGCTCAGCATCAGCTAATAATCAGAGCACTTCAACAGCAGATAACAGTGACAACAGTGACAACAGTTATGCTGATGCTTCTGAAGGTTCTGCGTCCGCAAACAATAACAGCACTTCCTCCGCAGACAACAGCGACAACAGCGACAACAGCTATGCAACTGCATCGGAAGGTTCGGCATCAGCCAATAATCAGAGTACTTCAACAGTAGACAACACCGATAACTCTGATAACAGCTATACAACAGCAGACGGAACCGGGTCGGCAGCGGCTAAAATGGTGATGCAACCGCGACCTATTCGGTTAATAACTCTGCGCTTAGTGGTACGGTGACGGGAGCGGGTGTTGGTGCAGTTGTCACTTCTGGTGACGGAGAAGGTGCTGCAACTCTGACAGCCAGCAATTCCATCTCGGAATCTTTTAACGGGGCGGCTGGAATTAACCAGGTTGTCCAAAATCACGGCGCCAATGCCTTGACACAGCAACAAGTGTCTTTCCAAGGCAACGTAAATGTTAATGCTCAGTAATCTGAGTTGAGCATATTAAGAAATATCTAATCAAGGAGAAAAACATGAATCAATTTAATAAAAAAAGTGTTGGTTGCGAGTATGGTACTTGCTTTGGTGTTGCGGGTAACGCTTGGGCCAATCCGACGAATACCGCTGAAACCGTAAACGATCAAACTGCAACTGCAACCAGTGATCAAAACAGTGCTGGCATTGCTGCGAACGAATATTCAACCGCATATGACAATACCAATAACAGCGTGGCGAATGCAACGGATGACCATACTGACAACAGCGACAACAGCGACAACAGCAACAACAGCGACAACAGCGACAACAGCAACAACAGCGACAACAGCAACAACAGCCAAGTGGCTACTACTGATGATCATACTGACAACAGTAACAACAGCGACAACAGCGACAACAGCGACAACAGCGACAACAGCGACAACAGCTCGGCTACTGGTGTAGATGCTGCAGCCAACAATAGCAGTACCGCTACTTCTGATCGTTCCGACAACAGCTTTGCAGATGCAGGTTCAGCTAGCGCCGCCGCTAACAACGGTAGCACTGCTACCGTGGACAACAACGACAACAGCGATAACAGTTCCGCAGATGCAGGTTCAGCTAGTGCCGCTGCCAACAACGGCAGCACTGCTACCGTGGATAACAGTGATAACAGCGATAACAGTTTTGCAGATGCTGGTTCTGGCAGTGCTGCCGCCAACAATGGCAGTACCGCTTCTGTTGATAACACCAATAACAGCGACAACAGCCAAACAGCGGCAAATGGTAATGGGTCTGCTGCAGCACAAACCGGCAATGCTTCTGCCACCTACTCAGTCAATAACTCAGACTTGAGCGGTGCGGTAACAGGCGAAGGTGCGGGATCAGGTGTATCCGTAGCTTCAGGTTCAGCTGATGCTGCTTATGCTGCTGACAATACTATTAGCGCTGCATTCAACGGTGCTGCTGGTATCAACCAGGTTGTACAAAATCATGCTGCCAATGCGTTGACACAGCAACAAGTGTCTTTTCAGGGTAACGTGAAT encodes the following:
- a CDS encoding PAS domain-containing protein, which produces MSYKLDVGKVSSIKNNIKIELLNSLFQKRENPGRRSADLNAERLRAERDALLKEIPIAIFYLDTDLRYTSVSLAFARSVGLTISEVIGKTVFELFPPGLATNLQEKYRYTLDSGESVTDLSYSITQKNGQQVHFSTELAPFYDNSGQIAGLVGVSSDISRLTEASLDIARTSEDNYRLLAENRLLTRRLYEIQEDERHHIARELHDELGQWLTALRAELQVVIGHVERDSAIYERVQSIKEIANTMHGVVHDMLQELRPVMLDKLGLVDSLRELQNDWCRHHPHINFELMISDSIGGAGAFDKIVSITIYRLIQEAFNNVCKHARARKVVVQLGREKNSPILPDTLLLSVEDDGIGFDIEQKSVGLGLLGMRERVIAAGGEFLLQSSPGNGVQIAVRLPLESHS